The following DNA comes from Athene noctua chromosome 1, bAthNoc1.hap1.1, whole genome shotgun sequence.
TATTACATATCAAACACTGGAGATCCTGCTCAAACAGTGAATGAAGGGTAGCAACAAAGCACTACCAAAAGCACACTATCAGTGCAAGCAAACACTATGCAGACAAATTCACCTTAGCAAACCACATTTACACCAAGTGTAGCTGTTTAATGCAGAACagatagaaaaaacaaaaacttatCTGGAAATCACAAATTTAAGTCAATCATCTTCAGCAAAAAGAAActccaaaagtaaaaaaaatttaaaaaaataaaaaaaagagaacccCAAATCCTGAATGCAGCGATGCTGAAACTAGGATCtcaggcaaaacaaaaaaagcaaagcagctaaGGAGTATTATATAAGACATCATCTTTTGACAGCTGCACCATTCCACTTGCACTCTCAAGTGCTCCCAGCTGCTTCCTCATTCACGGTCAAACCCAACAAATTCTTAAAGTCaaatgaattttactttttttaaaaacagtccCCAGATTAGACAGTAGTAAAGATGTGAGATATGAATATTACAGCAGTTCTAAATTCACCTTGATGATTTGGTGCTGATGAAAGTAAAGTATCACAATGTCTGTCATACTAAGCTTGTTTTCCGCACTATAATACTTTCCACTGCACGCATCTCCAGCAACAGATCAGCAAAGGTGGAAGAGCCACATATGGGAGCACATACAGCCCTCCCCCAACACCTCCAAAGACAtcttctagcttttttttttttggactatAAAGAATTGAGGAGGTATTACCTGCCAATAAGACACAGACACATCACCTTAAAACACCTTTACATGAGAGCGGAGATACCCGCAATGAATGATGGCACTATGATTCTTTGGATACCATCCCAGAGATTTACGCTGCTTATCACCCCCGCACAGCACAGGAGTACGGTGTTACAGCACAGCTCATTACTCGTTTTCTTCCCCAGATAAAAGTTTCACATTTTGCCTGGCCTTCAGAGCCATGAACCCCCTAGGCAGCTTCCACATACTCCCTTACCTCTTCATCTAAATTTAGAAGACTCAAGTTCTGAGCAACCAAACCCACACATACATTCAGCTGCGCCACTGAAGCACGAGGGATGGGATATAAGAACAATCACATGAATATTCAGCTAAGTGAAGGCTCAGTCTAACACACAGCTATGCAAGGAGGCAATCTGAAGCTCACCTACATTGGCTGAAGGTTTGCTCCGAAATTCCGTGAAAAATGCCTACCAAGTTCTACTGATTCTGGAAAGGGCTGGGTGTTACTGCAGATGTTGCAAGTAATAAATACTCCGTTATCTCCCACAGAACGTAGAGAAAAAGCCTACCAGCGTCAGCTTGCATCCAGTAAATTACACTGGAGCATTAGAGAGATTATAAAACGTTCAGATGGACTAGAGTTCCTTCCTGTTCTCCAACTATTTTTCTGTACTCTAGATCAACTATTTGGACCTTCATCACGCAGGAGCTTCAGTGGACTgactgaaaaagctgaaaaacgGGCACGTTTAAGAGAAGCGACATCCTCCTAAAGACCTGATTCAGGTGAAAATCTTCCTGTGCCTGGGTCCTTCTACCTCTATCGGTCCGTAAGCTGTAGCACCTCTCCCAGCGCACCCTGCCCGGTTCAAAGCCCCCTCAAGACCGCACTACCGCGGCAGCTATGCGCCAACTTCTGAGCGAAGGAATAATGCCAAAAAAGcagccagcagcctcctgcctccCGTTCCCCCCCGCCCTCGGGCGCACAGGGGCACGCCCGTCCCCCACACGCACCCAAACCCCGGCGCCCCTCCTCTCGGGGCGGCCGGAGGCAGCGCGCAGCGCCGCCGACCCGAGCCGCGGAGGGGAAGCGCGGACCCGCCGGCCCGCTtcgccgcagccccccgggccgAGCCgacaccgcccgcccgcccgcccaccGCCGCCGGTCACGGCGCGCTACGCTCCTACCGTGCGGCGGCCGCGTCCCGCCAGCTCCGGGCTGCGCGAGGCGTGAcagcgcggccgcggccccgggggtgGCACACGGCCACGCTCCGCCGtgcgcgccccccccgccgcggggccgatCGCCGGCGGCCTCGGCCGCTTCAGCCCCCCGCGCCCTGGCGCGGCGTGACACGAGCGGCTCTGCCCGCaggcccggcgccggccccgaCGCACCTCGGCAGCGCGGAGGCACCTGCGGCCGCGCAGCAGGAAGCGGGAAGCGCGCAGGCGCcggcggccgggggcggccgcgcgcaGGCGCCGCgaacgggccgggccgggccgggccgaagGCAGCGCAGCCGGGTGAGTGCGGCGGGTGCCCGCGGGTGCCCTcagccgccccctcccctcccctcccctcccggcctGCGGGCGCCTTGGGAGCGGGCCAAGGCTCCGGGGATTGAGAGGCGTCGCGGCCGCTGGTAGAGGAGGCCGGAGAAACGCGCTGTGGGCGTGAAGCCTGGCGCGGGGGCCACCGGGCCGGCGcgggcccccggcccccaccgGGTTCACGTGTTTTCGCCCTTCAGCCTCCAGCCGCGTCCCCAGCGGCGAGTGTTTCTCTGGTTGAAAGCGGGTTCTGCGTTTCAGGTAACCTGCAGAGAAATCAAATGCATGATACGGCGCGTTGGCGGTGTTGATAGGAAAGGGGTCAGGACGGGGCATGCGTGCTAAGCatggaggaggatgaagaggaagacTACATGTCTGATTTGTTTATTAAGTACGTAAGTGgctcttcttttcccctctgaAGTGATTGTAAACACGTAAAAAAAATGATAACATTTGCTGGAATTATTAACTCTTAGGCAGGATGTAAGGCCAGGCTTGCCCATGGTGAGGCGCGTGAAGGAAGCtattcagaaggaagaaaagcaaaaagaagccAATGAGAAGAACAGACAAAAGAGTataaaagaagaagagaaagagagacgtGACTTGGTATTGCAAAGTGCATTGGGCAATGAGAACAGAGGCTTTGCTTTGCTCCAGAAGATGGGCTACAAGAGCGGCCAGGCCCTTGGCAAAAGTGGTAAGCTTGTCACTGTGCATGTGCCTAAGTTCAGGGGTACCTTTGTATTTTATAGGCTGTAGCTGCCTCTTCGTTTGTAGACAGGGTCAATAAATGCCTCTCAGAGAGCCCAGGCATTACCGAACTATGAACGTGTTGTGCAGAACAAAAGATGAGAGCAAATCtctgaaaaattgaaataaaaatggtATGGACTATCCAGAGATGCAGGGGAAGCAGCAGTACTTGCTGCTCAGTAAATGCATTTCCATACACACATGCCTACAGGATTTGCATTAAGACTGTTTTGATGGTATTGCAAAGCTAGTAGTGTTCCAAAAAAAGTCAATCCCTCCCTCTACATTTACAGCTGAATTCTGAAGAAGAAATAGTGCACGTGAGCTTGCCCTTATGAAGCCTTAATAGATGAAGTAAAATCAGTAAAACAAAGCATCAGTAACTGCTGTGCCAGTTCAGCGTGTCTCTAGCAGACAATCGGCAAATGAACTGGCCCAGAcagatactttttatttttcatctttgtcaAGTTGTGAGATTTTAGCATGAAAAATGCTACAGAAGGCTGTAACCAAGCAGTCTTTGTCACAGGTATGTTATACCTGTCAAGGCAATACCATTTTCTTTCACTTGGGTAGTGTCATGAAAAAAATACGTAGCAATCCAGCAGACAAGCCAAAAAAGAGGGAGTTCCAGTTCAGCTGGGTCATTTGCAATCCACTAAATGTACACTGATTTGGGATTTTAAAACTTCCAAGCAACAAAATCACAAGGAAAGGTACATATTTAATGGTAAAAGCAGCTTGTCTGTTTGAACATGCTACACAAATCATATTTGAGAAAGACCTGATTTCCTAAATTGACCTGTTTTTTCCCTCGCAGGAGAAGGCATTGTTGAACCTATTCCTCTGAACATAAAAACAGGTTTGTGATACTTCCTGATTTACTTAGTTGGTTATCAGAACTTCTCAACTGCTTACATCCATCTTTTGAACTTACATAGGCAGAAGTGGGCTTGGTCATGAGGAATTAAAAAAGcgaaaagctgaagaaaaactaGAAAACTATAGACAAAAActccatatgaaaaaaaaagcaaatgaacaagCTGCAGATCAGTTCAGGTAAAATGATGTAACTGCTATTCAAGGCAGTGTCTAAAGCTTTAAGTTTGGTTATTAATATGTTACTATTTTTGAATGAGAGGTAAGAATTGAAATACAGAGTAATTGTTTCTCAGTTCTAAAGTGAAAGCAAATTAACACTAATGCTAAAAGTGTGTGCTGTATCATTTACTTTTGTAAATGTTAATAATGCAAACGATATACATACTAGCTTTC
Coding sequences within:
- the GPATCH11 gene encoding G patch domain-containing protein 11; translated protein: MEEDEEEDYMSDLFIKQDVRPGLPMVRRVKEAIQKEEKQKEANEKNRQKSIKEEEKERRDLVLQSALGNENRGFALLQKMGYKSGQALGKSGEGIVEPIPLNIKTGRSGLGHEELKKRKAEEKLENYRQKLHMKKKANEQAADQFRVRFKNKQEERKMEGDLRKSQRACQQLDMQKDINVPKETWYWLEPEEEDKDDEDKEDECTSSDLSVSEKLHILTAYLREKHFYCIWCGTTYEDPEDLSSNCPGDSAADHD